From the candidate division KSB1 bacterium genome, one window contains:
- a CDS encoding glycoside hydrolase family 88 protein codes for MKKLFQNFYVSAFGSLTVMLLSLSFISQQACISHRATRWSVRMADSEMKRNPEPWMIDFRETPKWEYTQGLVLKAILQVWQATGEEKYFQYVRAYYNQFIDSSGNILTYRLDEYNIDRINPGKPLFLLYEKTRDEKFKRAILLLREQMRTHPRTSEGGFWHKKIYPHQMWLDGIYMASPFLAEFAQKFDEPELLDDVVNQIVLMERHARDENTGLLYHGWDESRLQRWADPVTGRSPNFWGRAMGWYAMALVDVLDFLPDNHPRRAEVLAILNRLASAIAKYQDPKTGVWYQVVDQMGRSGNYLESSASCMFVYALLKGIRNGYLDRSFESNAQRGYNGIIQQFITVDPDGTANIHQVCSVAGLGGSPYRDGSFEYYISEPIRSNDPKAVGPFILASLEYEALRK; via the coding sequence GTGAAAAAACTATTTCAAAACTTTTATGTCTCTGCTTTCGGTTCGCTGACAGTGATGCTGTTGTCGCTCAGTTTTATCAGCCAGCAAGCGTGTATCAGCCATCGCGCCACTCGTTGGTCCGTGCGCATGGCCGATTCAGAGATGAAACGAAATCCTGAACCATGGATGATCGATTTCCGCGAAACGCCCAAGTGGGAATACACCCAGGGCTTGGTATTGAAAGCCATTTTGCAAGTCTGGCAGGCGACTGGGGAGGAAAAGTATTTCCAGTATGTCCGGGCTTATTACAATCAGTTCATTGATAGTAGCGGCAATATTTTGACTTACCGTCTGGATGAATACAATATCGATCGGATTAATCCTGGGAAGCCGCTGTTTCTTTTGTATGAAAAAACGAGGGATGAAAAATTCAAGAGGGCAATCCTATTGCTGAGGGAGCAAATGCGGACCCATCCGAGAACCAGTGAGGGGGGATTTTGGCATAAGAAAATCTATCCCCATCAGATGTGGCTGGATGGGATTTACATGGCCAGTCCCTTCTTGGCAGAATTTGCCCAGAAATTCGACGAACCAGAACTTTTAGATGATGTGGTTAATCAGATCGTGTTGATGGAACGCCACGCTCGAGATGAAAATACTGGTCTGCTTTATCATGGTTGGGATGAAAGCAGGCTGCAGCGCTGGGCTGATCCAGTGACTGGGCGTTCGCCAAACTTTTGGGGCCGCGCAATGGGCTGGTATGCTATGGCGTTGGTCGATGTGCTCGATTTTCTCCCAGACAACCATCCGCGTCGGGCTGAAGTCCTTGCCATTTTGAACCGATTGGCATCAGCGATCGCTAAATATCAGGATCCGAAAACCGGGGTTTGGTATCAGGTGGTCGATCAGATGGGGCGTAGCGGCAATTATCTCGAATCATCGGCCTCGTGCATGTTCGTCTATGCCCTGCTGAAAGGCATTCGCAATGGTTATCTCGATCGGTCTTTCGAGTCTAATGCACAACGTGGGTATAATGGGATCATTCAGCAGTTCATCACCGTTGATCCAGATGGAACGGCCAATATTCATCAAGTTTGCTCCGTCGCTGGCCTAGGGGGCAGTCCATATCGAGATGGTTCTTTCGAATATTATATCAGCGAGCCAATTCGAAGCAACGATCCCAAGGCGGTTGGTCCGTTCATCCTCGCCAGTCTCGAATATGAAGCATTGAGGAAATGA
- a CDS encoding TonB-dependent receptor: protein MTATNRLKFMKTIRYGGSGFHRSQSEWLRAGLIAIGLILILVSWVNGQSVGKIAGSVRDAKTGDPLPGANVVVVGTLLGAAADVNGEYYILNIPPGKYELRASMMGYEKMKVVDVIVHVNRTTRVDFKLEESVLEFGEVVVQATRPDVERDKTSTSSIVRFDDVQLLPGIRDIGDIIQLAVDVIDGHFRGGREGEEYYLLQGMGIVNPLDRSTAFQPIMSGVEEVEVITSGFGAQYGNAQSGIVNISMKEGDPHHWWTRLESRVRAPGRKHFGPSVFDPNANDYIRLLLNEQVWLRGDPSADLPQPYYGSMASGLTGSFAGDTLVQLAVAQALWQQTRRDIGRIYGNELDNSLELATGGPIDQRTRLFIAGRSNRRWSVFPTEGPNVEYQGMGNIVTDLGSGATVRLSAGLNHLHDYVFPGSNNVGGYQRWLWDRITGVRERKKVNAQFGVRVTKTVSPSSFYELKVNSLFTHNRLGATPVPPVLPDSVDFNWVVGTIAYPNNNSPDRLNYQMGYDSFTDERTRTISVDGAWTSQITKAHLLNAGIQLNSYGIDVSNFLNIRSSRQLENYTAKPFEAAIYIQDKMEFEGLIASVGLRFDLWYSGKKYYPDLYTPFGDPDSLGRFHPSQAVSKKPPIYGRLQPRLGFSFPISVRTVFHLNYGAFMQRPAFQYIVSTRLGQRLNDPIILGNPRLEPETTNSYDIGVVQALTEGITLDISGYYKDVKNLIQQSNFIDERAGYQVSSYFNLDYADIRGFRIALNKRRGNLTGSINYQFSYATGKSATATAATPIFNRDTLGVVTTDLTNVPTRDILLDFDRTHNLIVTISYTTGREWGPALFGGKPLAELAVSLHSSLQSGRPYTSPFDIRLINVKRTPMEFNTNLRLTKTLRHVVGLSATIYGEIYNLFNNKILNYDYLFQRPTATNPNLPLQYYELYPINDRQNGIRYWWDKGRQGPFSVDQSFLIYSNQPRSYQFGLVVEF, encoded by the coding sequence ATGACAGCTACAAATCGCCTGAAATTTATGAAAACAATCAGATATGGAGGCTCTGGATTCCATCGATCTCAGAGTGAATGGTTAAGAGCTGGTCTCATTGCAATCGGACTGATCTTGATTCTTGTGAGTTGGGTGAACGGGCAGAGCGTTGGCAAGATCGCTGGATCGGTGAGAGATGCAAAGACCGGGGATCCATTGCCTGGGGCGAATGTTGTTGTTGTCGGTACCCTGCTGGGGGCGGCCGCTGATGTGAATGGTGAATATTATATCTTGAATATCCCGCCTGGGAAATATGAGCTGCGCGCCAGCATGATGGGATATGAGAAGATGAAGGTAGTGGATGTAATTGTGCATGTCAATCGAACCACACGGGTGGATTTTAAACTGGAGGAGTCTGTGTTGGAATTTGGTGAGGTGGTGGTGCAAGCGACACGGCCGGATGTGGAGCGGGATAAGACTTCCACCAGTTCGATCGTCCGATTTGATGATGTTCAATTGTTACCAGGCATTCGGGATATTGGGGATATAATTCAATTGGCGGTGGATGTTATTGATGGTCATTTCCGAGGGGGCCGGGAGGGTGAAGAATATTACCTATTGCAAGGGATGGGGATCGTCAATCCGCTGGACCGATCGACGGCGTTTCAGCCGATCATGAGTGGCGTAGAGGAGGTAGAGGTGATCACCAGCGGGTTTGGGGCGCAATATGGCAATGCCCAATCCGGTATCGTGAATATTTCGATGAAGGAGGGGGATCCGCATCACTGGTGGACCAGATTGGAATCCCGCGTGCGAGCACCAGGTCGCAAGCATTTCGGCCCCAGCGTTTTTGATCCGAATGCAAACGATTATATCCGATTGTTGCTCAACGAGCAAGTCTGGTTGCGTGGCGATCCCAGCGCTGATCTGCCACAACCCTATTACGGTTCAATGGCCTCGGGACTAACTGGTAGCTTCGCCGGGGACACCCTTGTTCAACTTGCCGTGGCGCAGGCGCTCTGGCAACAAACCAGGAGAGATATCGGCAGAATCTATGGCAATGAGCTCGACAACTCGTTGGAGCTGGCGACTGGAGGGCCGATCGATCAGAGAACACGATTGTTTATCGCCGGCCGCTCGAATCGGCGCTGGAGCGTCTTTCCCACCGAGGGGCCGAACGTCGAATATCAAGGCATGGGGAACATTGTGACCGACTTGGGTTCGGGTGCAACGGTCCGGCTCAGCGCCGGATTGAACCATCTGCACGATTATGTGTTTCCGGGTTCAAATAACGTTGGTGGATATCAGCGCTGGCTCTGGGACCGGATCACTGGCGTGCGGGAACGAAAAAAGGTCAATGCCCAGTTTGGCGTTCGAGTGACCAAGACGGTGAGCCCAAGCTCCTTTTACGAGCTAAAAGTTAATTCCCTTTTCACTCATAATCGCCTGGGTGCAACGCCAGTACCACCCGTCCTTCCCGATTCGGTGGATTTCAACTGGGTGGTAGGAACGATCGCCTATCCCAATAACAATTCGCCCGATCGGCTCAATTATCAAATGGGTTATGATAGCTTTACTGATGAGAGAACACGGACGATTTCTGTGGATGGGGCATGGACCAGTCAAATTACAAAAGCGCATTTGCTTAATGCCGGTATCCAGCTCAACTCCTATGGAATTGATGTCTCAAATTTTTTGAACATTCGCTCCAGTAGACAGCTCGAAAATTACACCGCCAAACCATTCGAGGCGGCGATCTATATCCAGGACAAAATGGAGTTCGAAGGCCTGATCGCAAGCGTGGGGCTGCGGTTCGACCTCTGGTATTCTGGCAAAAAATACTATCCTGATCTGTACACCCCCTTTGGGGATCCAGACTCACTGGGACGATTCCACCCCTCGCAAGCAGTCAGCAAAAAGCCACCAATCTACGGCCGTTTGCAGCCGCGCTTGGGTTTTTCATTTCCGATCTCGGTCAGAACTGTGTTTCATTTGAACTATGGTGCTTTCATGCAACGCCCAGCTTTTCAATATATCGTTTCAACGCGACTGGGCCAGCGATTGAATGATCCGATCATTCTGGGCAATCCGCGCCTTGAGCCTGAGACCACCAATAGCTACGATATTGGAGTGGTTCAGGCCCTCACTGAAGGAATTACGTTGGACATCAGCGGCTATTATAAAGATGTCAAAAACCTAATTCAACAATCCAATTTCATCGACGAACGGGCCGGTTATCAGGTGAGTTCATATTTCAACCTCGATTATGCGGATATCCGAGGTTTTCGCATCGCGCTCAACAAACGGCGCGGGAACCTAACTGGGTCGATCAACTATCAATTCAGCTATGCGACGGGGAAAAGTGCCACGGCTACCGCTGCGACCCCAATTTTCAATCGGGACACGCTGGGCGTCGTTACGACAGATTTGACCAACGTGCCAACTCGGGATATTTTGTTGGATTTCGATCGAACCCACAACCTAATTGTCACCATCAGCTATACGACGGGGCGAGAATGGGGGCCCGCGCTATTCGGAGGAAAACCGCTTGCTGAACTGGCGGTCTCTCTTCATTCATCGCTGCAAAGCGGAAGACCCTATACCTCGCCTTTCGACATTCGGTTGATCAATGTGAAACGCACACCGATGGAGTTCAATACCAATCTGAGATTGACCAAGACGCTGCGCCACGTGGTCGGCTTATCAGCGACGATTTATGGTGAAATATATAATCTGTTCAACAATAAGATTCTCAATTACGATTATCTATTTCAGCGCCCCACAGCCACTAACCCGAACCTCCCTCTGCAGTATTATGAGCTTTATCCCATCAACGATCGTCAGAATGGAATCCGCTATTGGTGGGATAAGGGGAGGCAGGGGCCGTTCAGCGTGGATCAATCGTTTTTAATTTACAGCAATCAACCACGGTCTTATCAATTTGGACTGGTGGTGGAATTTTAA
- a CDS encoding T9SS C-terminal target domain-containing protein translates to MRRIGFFLLILMVWLGDGHCQVRDWRVHRRGMLHQTVFNTGELGRAYNAGGTILPGSPSMEWPPYSSMVLDRRNYPGQHNSFGSGIWIAGTRPSGRKYAFCGAVSNTSGDPVPVVGVYSIPLDLQRIENYPVLENGELNPNFNPDEAEEIIISAWDTPVGIRVTRTSRAWSYPGYDSFIIYEYQFENVTADTITDLFFTFANTFAPSMFGYQRNHGNWSESAFRGQPPAGLGDHFARFDLKRWMSYNHERDGLPDPDFFEKWSQPGDRGGLNSPQAVGIMVLYYDYDHLSRRDQTRQVFLAPTDSIGMWDENGKAKQPFLLRYENGNLPAESKTMTWMDPSLARKTGIWQGKSDSTRFHDQFEPALWPYWKGRTKSSVNLSWWQPVARAYGFYPYILPPGDKMRFSVAELVGYGPGVATDRKYKDLGGAVRAGVDAGAYFHPVPSWFDTLQYPNLGNKNYIGSTYLRDHPLPWYVTPGVVSIRDVADRAIELYTGRPLIKYDTLQYKPEEAPATGRYNTIPIPFPAPAIRVEDTRAAANRIIWGPQVEKFNTPRLRAPFSHYEVLRAPHPLGPWKIIATVYPGDPVYFKNGEYSVLDPESNLGDNVAYAVVSVDGLGGRSGMTNLTLHETQAPPAETLGKVYVVPNPLIVSSGLAGSDPGGEINDRIQFMGLTRRCTIRIFSYTGQLIMTIEHEQDTYGNPWYQLSYNNQIIASGVYYFVVEDRETKAKSKGKFIVIH, encoded by the coding sequence ATGAGACGGATTGGATTTTTCCTGCTTATCCTCATGGTTTGGCTTGGCGATGGCCATTGCCAAGTCCGAGATTGGCGGGTCCACCGCAGAGGGATGCTGCATCAGACTGTGTTCAATACTGGGGAATTGGGTCGAGCTTATAATGCAGGGGGGACGATTCTGCCTGGTAGCCCGTCGATGGAATGGCCGCCATATTCCAGCATGGTGTTGGATCGTCGGAATTACCCAGGTCAACATAATTCATTCGGAAGCGGCATTTGGATCGCAGGCACTCGGCCATCGGGACGAAAATATGCCTTTTGTGGAGCGGTGTCAAATACCAGTGGCGACCCGGTCCCTGTTGTGGGCGTTTACAGTATCCCTCTCGATCTGCAGCGGATCGAAAACTATCCTGTTTTGGAGAATGGAGAGCTAAACCCGAATTTCAACCCCGATGAAGCGGAGGAGATCATCATTTCTGCCTGGGATACGCCAGTGGGGATCCGCGTAACCCGCACCAGCCGTGCCTGGAGCTACCCTGGTTATGATAGTTTCATCATTTACGAATATCAATTTGAAAACGTCACTGCGGATACGATCACGGATCTTTTCTTTACCTTTGCCAATACTTTCGCACCATCGATGTTCGGGTATCAACGGAATCATGGGAATTGGTCTGAGTCCGCCTTTCGCGGCCAGCCGCCAGCCGGGTTGGGCGATCACTTTGCTCGGTTCGACTTAAAAAGATGGATGAGCTATAATCATGAGCGAGATGGCCTTCCAGATCCAGATTTTTTTGAAAAATGGTCTCAGCCAGGGGATCGGGGTGGACTGAATTCGCCCCAGGCCGTGGGGATCATGGTACTGTATTACGATTATGACCATCTGAGCCGCAGGGATCAAACGAGGCAGGTGTTCCTGGCGCCGACTGATAGTATTGGGATGTGGGATGAAAACGGAAAGGCAAAACAGCCGTTTCTATTGCGCTATGAAAACGGCAACCTGCCAGCGGAATCGAAGACCATGACTTGGATGGACCCGTCGCTGGCGCGCAAGACCGGGATTTGGCAAGGAAAGAGCGATTCGACGCGGTTTCATGATCAATTCGAGCCAGCGCTTTGGCCATATTGGAAGGGCAGGACCAAGAGTTCGGTCAATCTTTCTTGGTGGCAGCCTGTTGCGCGCGCCTATGGCTTCTATCCCTATATTCTTCCCCCTGGGGATAAAATGCGCTTTTCCGTAGCTGAGCTGGTTGGCTACGGACCAGGCGTGGCGACCGATCGAAAGTACAAGGATCTCGGTGGCGCGGTCCGCGCTGGCGTCGATGCTGGCGCCTACTTCCACCCAGTTCCAAGCTGGTTCGACACGTTACAATATCCAAATCTGGGTAATAAGAATTATATCGGTAGCACCTATTTGCGCGATCATCCGTTGCCCTGGTATGTCACTCCTGGAGTGGTCTCCATCCGGGATGTAGCCGACAGGGCGATCGAGCTATATACCGGACGGCCATTGATCAAATACGATACGCTGCAGTACAAGCCCGAGGAGGCGCCGGCGACAGGTCGCTATAACACCATCCCCATCCCATTTCCAGCACCAGCAATTCGGGTCGAGGATACCCGCGCTGCGGCCAATCGAATCATATGGGGGCCTCAAGTGGAAAAGTTCAATACGCCAAGATTGCGAGCACCTTTCAGCCATTATGAGGTATTGAGAGCGCCCCATCCCTTGGGACCATGGAAGATCATTGCTACGGTCTACCCAGGCGATCCAGTCTATTTTAAAAATGGTGAATATTCGGTGCTCGATCCGGAAAGCAATCTTGGCGATAATGTGGCCTATGCAGTGGTTTCGGTGGATGGACTGGGCGGAAGAAGCGGCATGACCAATTTGACGCTGCATGAAACGCAAGCCCCACCCGCTGAAACGCTCGGCAAAGTGTACGTGGTACCGAACCCCCTCATCGTCTCAAGTGGGCTCGCTGGATCTGACCCCGGTGGCGAAATCAACGATCGAATCCAGTTCATGGGCCTGACACGACGATGCACTATCCGAATTTTTTCATACACCGGTCAATTGATCATGACAATCGAACATGAACAGGATACATACGGTAACCCGTGGTACCAGCTCAGCTATAACAATCAAATCATCGCCTCTGGAGTTTACTATTTTGTTGTTGAAGATCGGGAAACCAAAGCCAAATCCAAAGGCAAATTTATCGTCATCCATTAA
- a CDS encoding PorV/PorQ family protein: MRSIRFTIPLFVITALLLRVSVSNGQKVGSTSMQFLKVTPGARATALGEAYAAWAAGPEAVFWNPAGLARLEKMGISTSYINWLFDAQQGAIAAALTIKQLGAIGFQVQYADFGQFDETSTQRPYISDPDNPGFTGRIFHPFSFVVGVCYARDLTDKFSVGFGMKYAYESLFNGDRVIAMIKQGVYEEVKTWASVVLFDFGIRYNTGYRSIHIGSSVQNFGPDVKYAKESHPVPLLFRFGIGADLIGPDGLLSRNDSSNRLGLAGDIFHPNDYDQQVHFGLEYEFAAKLALRAGYKFNYDFDGLTFGAGIKHQFEGVLLTLDYSYGDMGDYLGYVQRISMGIALP; the protein is encoded by the coding sequence ATGCGTTCGATCCGATTTACCATCCCACTGTTCGTCATTACAGCGCTGCTTTTAAGGGTTTCCGTTTCCAATGGCCAAAAAGTAGGAAGCACATCGATGCAATTTTTGAAGGTAACGCCAGGTGCACGGGCCACTGCCCTTGGGGAGGCGTATGCTGCTTGGGCGGCAGGACCAGAAGCTGTGTTCTGGAATCCTGCAGGCCTGGCGCGGCTTGAGAAAATGGGGATCTCGACCAGCTATATCAATTGGCTATTTGATGCGCAACAGGGAGCGATTGCGGCCGCTTTGACCATCAAACAGCTTGGTGCTATTGGATTCCAGGTGCAATACGCCGATTTTGGCCAGTTCGACGAAACCAGCACCCAACGCCCTTATATCAGCGATCCCGATAATCCAGGCTTTACCGGCCGAATATTTCATCCGTTCAGCTTCGTGGTAGGGGTTTGTTATGCCCGTGATCTGACCGATAAATTCTCTGTGGGCTTCGGGATGAAATATGCGTACGAATCGCTATTCAATGGGGACAGAGTAATAGCGATGATCAAGCAGGGCGTGTATGAAGAAGTGAAAACGTGGGCGAGCGTAGTCTTGTTCGATTTCGGCATCCGATACAACACTGGCTACCGGTCAATCCATATCGGCTCTTCAGTGCAAAATTTTGGGCCAGATGTGAAATATGCCAAAGAATCGCACCCAGTGCCGCTGCTATTTCGATTCGGTATTGGAGCAGATCTGATTGGCCCTGATGGACTGTTGTCCCGCAACGATAGTAGCAACCGATTAGGCTTAGCTGGCGATATCTTTCATCCTAATGATTATGACCAGCAAGTTCATTTCGGCCTCGAATATGAATTTGCCGCAAAGCTGGCGCTGCGCGCTGGGTACAAATTCAATTACGATTTTGATGGGCTAACTTTTGGCGCTGGCATCAAACACCAGTTCGAAGGGGTTCTGCTGACATTAGATTACAGTTACGGAGATATGGGGGATTACCTCGGATATGTTCAACGAATCAGTATGGGGATTGCTTTACCATGA